The following is a genomic window from Pseudomonas promysalinigenes.
ATCCGCAAGGCCAAGGAGCTGGGCAAGACCGGCATCCTCTTCGGCTTCCAGAACGCCCATGCATTCGAAGACCAGATCGGCTATGTCGAGGTGTTCAAGCAGCTGGGCGTGGGCATCGTGCAGATGTGCTACAACACCCAGAACCTGGTGGGCACCGGTTGCTACGAGCGCGACGGCGGCCTGTCGGGCTTCGGCCGCGAGATCGTCGCCGAGATGAACCGCGTCGGCATCATGTGCGACCTGTCCCACGTAGGTTCCAAGACCAGCGAGGAAGTGATCCTCGAATCGAAGAAGCCGGTCTGCTACTCCCACTGCCTGCCTTCGGGCTTGAAAGAGCACCCGCGCAACAAGTCGGACGAGGAGCTGAAGTTCATCGCCGACCATGGCGGCTTCGTCGGCGTGACCATGTTCGCGCCGTTCCTGGCCAAAGGTATCGACTCGACCATCGACGACTACGCCGAGGCCATCGAATACACCATGAACATCGTCGGTGAAGACGCTATCGGTATCGGTACCGACTTCACCCAGGGCCACGGCCAGGACTTCTTCGAGTACCTGACCCACGACAAGGGCTACGCCCGTCGCCTGACCAACTTCGGCAAGATCATCAACCCACTTGGCATTCGCACTGTCGGCGAATTCCCCAACCTCACCGAGACCCTGCTCAAGCGCGGCCATTCCGAGCGCGTGGTTCGCAAGATCATGGGCGAGAACTGGGTAAACGTCCTTAAGGACGTCTGGGGCGAGTAAGCCGCTCTCCAAAGCCTGATAGCCCCTGCCAGCAACGCCGGGGCACCCACATAAAAATTTTCTGGAGTTGAGTTTCCATGGCCAAGATCGCCCCGCAATTGCCAATCGAAGTCGACAGCGAGACCGGTGTCTGGACCAGCGACGCCTTGCCGATGCTGTATGTGCCGCGCCATTTCTTCGTCAACAACCACATCGGTATTGAGGAAGTGCTGGGCGCCGACGCCTATGCCGAGATCCTCTACAAAGCCGGCTACAAGTCCGCCTGGCACTGGTGCGAGAAAGAAGCTGAATGCCATGGCCTGGAAGGCGTAGCGGTGTTCGAGCATTACATGAAGCGCCTGAGCCAACGTGGCTGGGGCCTGTTCGAGATCCAGGACATCGACCTGGATAAAGGCACCTGCAGCGTCAAGCTCAAGCACTCGGCGTTCGTGTACGTCTATGGCAAGTGCGGGCGCAAGGTCGACTACATGTTCACTGGCTGGTTCGCCGGTGCCATGGACCAGATTCTCGCTGCCCGCGGCAGCTCGATCCGCACCGTGGCCGAACAGGTCTATGGCGGTTCGGAAGAAGGCCACGAAGATGGCCTGTTCGTCGTCAAGCCGTTGTAAGCCGGAGAGAGCGTCATGGCATTCGAAGCAATGTTCCAGCCGATCCAGATCGGCAAACTGACCATCCGCAACCGCGTGCTCAGCACTGCGCACGC
Proteins encoded in this region:
- a CDS encoding dipeptidase, which produces MSPAELHADSIVIDGLIIAKWNRELFEDMRKGGLTAANCTVSVWEGFKATVDNIAASQKLIRENSDLVMPVRTTSDIRKAKELGKTGILFGFQNAHAFEDQIGYVEVFKQLGVGIVQMCYNTQNLVGTGCYERDGGLSGFGREIVAEMNRVGIMCDLSHVGSKTSEEVILESKKPVCYSHCLPSGLKEHPRNKSDEELKFIADHGGFVGVTMFAPFLAKGIDSTIDDYAEAIEYTMNIVGEDAIGIGTDFTQGHGQDFFEYLTHDKGYARRLTNFGKIINPLGIRTVGEFPNLTETLLKRGHSERVVRKIMGENWVNVLKDVWGE
- a CDS encoding DUF5943 domain-containing protein; protein product: MAKIAPQLPIEVDSETGVWTSDALPMLYVPRHFFVNNHIGIEEVLGADAYAEILYKAGYKSAWHWCEKEAECHGLEGVAVFEHYMKRLSQRGWGLFEIQDIDLDKGTCSVKLKHSAFVYVYGKCGRKVDYMFTGWFAGAMDQILAARGSSIRTVAEQVYGGSEEGHEDGLFVVKPL